One window of the Burkholderia sp. FERM BP-3421 genome contains the following:
- a CDS encoding DUF5672 family protein yields the protein MNRHPDLELPQVTLCAADSVHPALAARALDISAAQCAFADAILFSHEAVPSSARTVLIPRLQSGAEYSAFMVKDLASHVTTPWALVVQWDGYVVNAAAWSHAFLTYDYIGACWPFHQDGMNVGNGGFSLRSAKLLQALADPRVELIPGMNEDDLICRAYRPFLETEYGIRFAPAEVAARFSYEHTRPTAPTFGFHAAYNMWRHVDDEALMDIVRTLNERTFTSTMVMQLLMVYCELRKFPCVKTMYERYRRLWSPQQLKQNMVNMGLPGDVALTYIDICEKTANISGDSARLE from the coding sequence ATGAATCGTCATCCGGACTTGGAACTGCCCCAAGTGACACTATGCGCAGCCGACTCGGTCCATCCGGCGCTCGCCGCCCGCGCGCTGGACATCTCGGCTGCGCAATGCGCGTTCGCCGACGCGATCCTGTTCAGCCACGAAGCCGTGCCGAGCAGCGCACGCACGGTACTGATTCCCCGCCTGCAGTCGGGGGCGGAATATTCTGCCTTCATGGTCAAGGATCTCGCGAGTCATGTGACCACGCCTTGGGCCCTGGTCGTTCAGTGGGACGGCTATGTGGTGAACGCGGCCGCATGGAGCCATGCGTTCCTCACGTACGACTACATCGGGGCATGCTGGCCGTTCCACCAGGACGGCATGAATGTGGGCAACGGCGGATTTTCCTTGCGCTCGGCGAAATTACTGCAGGCGCTTGCCGATCCGCGAGTTGAACTTATTCCCGGCATGAACGAGGATGATTTGATCTGCCGGGCATACCGGCCGTTCCTGGAGACCGAGTATGGCATTCGATTTGCGCCTGCGGAGGTCGCGGCCCGCTTTTCCTATGAACATACCCGGCCCACAGCGCCGACATTCGGCTTTCATGCCGCGTACAACATGTGGCGACACGTCGACGACGAGGCGTTGATGGACATCGTCCGCACGCTGAACGAGCGGACCTTCACATCGACCATGGTCATGCAGTTGCTGATGGTCTACTGCGAGCTGCGGAAATTCCCCTGCGTGAAGACAATGTACGAACGCTATCGTCGTCTCTGGAGCCCGCAACAGCTCAAGCAAAACATGGTGAATATGGGCCTCCCCGGCGACGTCGCCTTGACGTATATCGACATCTGCGAAAAGACAGCGAACATATCTGGCGACAGCGCTCGTCTTGAGTAA
- a CDS encoding glutathione S-transferase family protein, which yields MLKILGKAPSINVRKVLWTCAELQLAFEHEDWGAGFRPTQTPEFLELNPNGLVPVIQDDDFVLWESHAIVRYLVTVYGGEHLYPVEPHARARVDQWLDWQATVLNPAWSYAFLGLIRKQPTHQDPEQIRASCVNWTRRMELLDAQLEATGAFVAGGAFTLADISIGLSVNRWFGTPFDKPDLPAVSAYFDSLAERPGFAEYCSNGLP from the coding sequence ATGCTGAAGATTCTCGGTAAGGCGCCGTCCATCAACGTCCGCAAAGTGCTGTGGACCTGCGCCGAATTGCAACTCGCGTTCGAACACGAAGACTGGGGCGCGGGCTTTCGGCCCACGCAGACGCCTGAGTTCCTCGAACTGAATCCGAACGGGCTCGTGCCCGTGATCCAGGACGACGATTTCGTGCTGTGGGAATCGCATGCGATCGTTCGCTATCTGGTTACCGTCTATGGCGGCGAGCACCTGTATCCGGTCGAGCCGCATGCGCGGGCGCGCGTCGACCAGTGGCTCGACTGGCAGGCGACCGTGCTGAATCCTGCATGGAGCTATGCGTTTCTCGGCCTGATCCGCAAGCAGCCGACACACCAGGATCCCGAGCAGATCCGCGCCTCGTGCGTGAACTGGACGCGTCGCATGGAGCTTCTCGATGCGCAGCTCGAGGCGACCGGTGCGTTCGTCGCGGGCGGCGCGTTCACCTTGGCCGATATTTCGATCGGGCTGTCGGTGAATCGCTGGTTCGGCACGCCGTTCGACAAGCCGGACCTGCCGGCGGTCTCCGCGTATTTCGACAGCCTTGCCGAGCGGCCCGGTTTCGCCGAATACTGCAGTAACGGTTTGCCTTGA
- a CDS encoding siderophore-interacting protein, whose product MQNQAERAVIRVRHPLKFRLLHVKLITPVTPHLLRVTLTGPDLDDFESASFDDHVKVFFPAPGQDAPHMPTLGPDGPVFPEGQPKPVARDFTPRRYDRAARELDLEFVLHHPGPASTWAAQARIGQTLGIGGPRGSFVIPNDFDWHLLIGDDTALPAIARRLEELPAGTRVAAVLEVADFSAQVEFRSAAELHLTWRHRDTEAAGGDSALLHALRDLPLPSGDGYVWAAGEAAAMRAVRQHLCGERGVDKSRIRAAAYWKRGAAAVHETLDD is encoded by the coding sequence ATGCAAAACCAAGCCGAGCGCGCGGTGATCCGCGTCCGCCATCCGCTCAAGTTCCGCCTGCTGCACGTCAAGCTGATCACGCCCGTCACGCCGCATCTGTTGCGCGTCACGCTGACCGGCCCCGATCTCGACGATTTCGAATCGGCGTCGTTCGACGACCACGTCAAGGTGTTCTTCCCCGCACCGGGGCAGGACGCTCCGCACATGCCGACGCTCGGGCCCGACGGCCCCGTGTTTCCGGAGGGCCAGCCGAAGCCCGTCGCGCGCGACTTCACGCCGCGCCGCTACGATCGCGCCGCGCGCGAGCTGGATCTCGAGTTCGTGCTGCACCATCCCGGCCCCGCCTCCACCTGGGCGGCGCAGGCGCGCATCGGCCAGACGCTCGGCATCGGCGGCCCGCGCGGCTCGTTCGTCATCCCGAATGATTTCGACTGGCATCTGCTGATCGGCGACGACACCGCCTTGCCCGCGATCGCGCGCCGCCTGGAGGAATTGCCCGCGGGCACGCGCGTCGCGGCCGTGCTGGAAGTCGCGGATTTCTCGGCGCAGGTCGAATTCCGCAGCGCCGCCGAGCTGCATCTGACCTGGCGTCACCGCGACACGGAAGCCGCCGGCGGCGACAGCGCGCTGCTGCACGCGCTCCGCGATCTGCCGCTGCCGTCCGGCGACGGCTACGTGTGGGCGGCCGGCGAGGCCGCCGCGATGCGCGCCGTGCGCCAGCATCTGTGCGGCGAGCGCGGCGTCGACAAGAGCCGCATCCGCGCGGCCGCCTACTGGAAGCGCGGCGCGGCCGCGGTCCACGAAACGCTCGACGACTGA
- a CDS encoding 3-hydroxybutyrate dehydrogenase, which yields MSNLNGKTAVVTGAASGIGKEIALELAKAGAAVAIADLNQDGANAVAEQIRQAGGKAIGVAMDVTSEEAVNSGIDKVAAAFGTIDILVSNAGIQIVNPIENYAFSDWKKMQAIHVDGAFLTTKAALKYMYKDDRGGVVIYMGSVHSHEASPLKSAYVTAKHGLLGLARVLAKEGAKHNVRSHVVCPGFVRTPLVDKQIPEQAKELGISEDDVIKHVMLGNTVDGVFTTVEDVAQTVLFLSAFPSAALTGQSFIVSHGWFMQ from the coding sequence ATGAGCAATCTGAATGGCAAGACGGCGGTCGTGACGGGCGCGGCGAGCGGGATCGGCAAGGAGATCGCGCTGGAACTGGCGAAGGCGGGCGCGGCGGTGGCGATCGCGGACCTGAACCAGGACGGCGCGAACGCGGTGGCGGAACAGATCAGGCAGGCGGGCGGCAAGGCGATCGGCGTCGCGATGGACGTGACCAGCGAGGAAGCGGTCAACAGCGGGATCGACAAGGTGGCGGCGGCCTTCGGCACGATCGACATCCTGGTGTCGAACGCGGGCATCCAGATCGTGAATCCGATCGAGAACTATGCGTTCTCGGACTGGAAAAAGATGCAGGCGATCCACGTCGACGGCGCGTTCCTGACGACCAAGGCGGCGCTCAAGTACATGTACAAGGACGATCGCGGCGGCGTGGTGATCTACATGGGCTCGGTGCACTCGCACGAGGCGTCGCCGCTGAAGTCGGCCTATGTGACGGCGAAGCACGGCTTGCTGGGCCTCGCGCGCGTGCTGGCCAAGGAAGGCGCGAAGCACAACGTGCGCTCGCACGTGGTGTGTCCGGGCTTCGTGCGCACGCCGCTCGTCGACAAGCAGATTCCGGAGCAGGCGAAGGAACTCGGCATCAGCGAAGACGACGTGATCAAGCATGTGATGCTCGGCAACACGGTGGACGGCGTGTTCACCACGGTCGAGGACGTCGCGCAGACGGTGCTGTTCCTGTCCGCGTTCCCGAGCGCGGCGTTGACCGGCCAGTCGTTCATCGTCAGTCACGGATGGTTCATGCAATGA
- a CDS encoding patatin-like phospholipase family protein: MKPHARTEKQAVDPADLHETSITPPHVLPYETIALVLQGGGALGAYQAGVFEGLHEAGVPLNWIAGISIGALNTALIAGNPPERRVERLREFWETICQPAFFPALPAAFEFALFNSHDSVRTFFTASQAASAVMQGQRGFFVPRFPPPLPGATQPPGKVSYYDTSALRATLLKLCDFDRINSGETRVSVGAVNVGTGNFIYFDNTKTTLRPEHFMASGALPPAFPPVEIDGEFYWDGGIVSNTPLMEVLRASPRRDTLAFQVDLWSARGPLPESMNDVTERTKDVQYSSRTRFVTDTLQREQRFRNVLRRVLDQVPEAQRKSDPWCQQAEVLSCSKRYNVQHLIYEQKAYEQHYKDYQFGLSTMRDHWSAGLTDIRRTLSVKDGLALPDNDAGFVTHDIHRMR; the protein is encoded by the coding sequence ATGAAGCCGCACGCCAGAACCGAAAAGCAGGCGGTCGATCCAGCCGACCTGCACGAGACCAGCATCACGCCGCCTCACGTGTTGCCGTACGAGACGATCGCGCTCGTGCTGCAAGGCGGCGGCGCGCTCGGTGCCTACCAGGCGGGGGTGTTCGAGGGCCTGCATGAAGCAGGCGTTCCGCTCAACTGGATCGCCGGCATCTCGATCGGCGCGCTCAACACCGCGCTGATCGCCGGCAATCCGCCGGAACGGCGCGTTGAGCGCCTGCGCGAATTCTGGGAAACGATCTGCCAGCCCGCGTTCTTCCCCGCGCTGCCGGCCGCGTTCGAGTTCGCGCTGTTCAACAGTCACGATTCGGTGCGCACCTTCTTCACGGCGAGCCAGGCGGCCAGCGCGGTGATGCAGGGCCAGCGCGGCTTCTTCGTGCCGCGCTTCCCGCCGCCGCTCCCGGGCGCCACCCAACCGCCCGGGAAGGTCAGCTACTACGACACCTCCGCGCTGCGCGCGACGCTGCTCAAGCTGTGTGATTTCGACCGCATCAACTCGGGCGAAACGCGGGTGTCGGTCGGCGCCGTGAACGTCGGCACCGGCAACTTCATCTACTTCGACAACACGAAGACGACGCTTCGGCCCGAGCACTTCATGGCCTCGGGCGCGCTGCCGCCCGCGTTCCCGCCCGTCGAGATCGACGGCGAGTTCTACTGGGACGGCGGCATCGTCTCGAACACGCCGCTCATGGAAGTGCTGCGCGCGTCGCCGCGACGTGACACGCTCGCGTTCCAGGTCGACCTGTGGAGCGCGCGCGGGCCGCTGCCGGAATCGATGAACGACGTCACCGAACGCACCAAGGACGTCCAGTACTCGAGCCGCACGCGCTTCGTCACCGACACCCTGCAACGCGAACAGCGCTTTCGCAACGTGCTGCGCCGCGTGCTCGACCAGGTGCCGGAAGCGCAGCGCAAGAGCGATCCGTGGTGCCAGCAGGCCGAGGTGCTGTCATGCAGCAAGCGCTACAACGTGCAGCACCTGATTTATGAGCAGAAGGCCTACGAGCAGCACTACAAGGACTACCAGTTCGGCTTGTCCACGATGCGCGACCACTGGAGCGCCGGGCTCACCGACATCCGGCGCACGCTGTCGGTCAAGGACGGGCTCGCGCTGCCCGACAACGACGCGGGCTTCGTCACGCACGATATCCACCGCATGCGCTGA
- a CDS encoding class I tRNA ligase family protein, whose translation MTVRYITTPIYYVNDRPHLGHAYASVHADIMARYLRAAGHAVISLTGADEHGEKIARAAQQANEMPRAFAERHARSFEDAWRRLAVEPDRFVRTTAPAHAEVVSACLARLHEAGDIYLAEYEGLYSVGQERFVTDKELVDGKLPEDKEPPVPRREPNYFFRMERHRDWMRALLRDEPDLIQPAQYRNEVLKLLAEPIGDLSISRPVERLAWGIPIPWDAGHVTYVWFDALLSYVSSLGYPDHPDFAAYWPTVRHVIGKDILRTHTLFWLSMLHALGIAPYRRLHVSGHLLGADGRKMSKSLGNGVDPLEAADTYGVDALRYTLVREVSFGFDGIISHAVLARRLSGELADDLGNLVSRTLSMVAKYRGGRVPAPHGYDAEEAALIARADALPAHVLALVDDMRLGRAVEQVMALVQELNAYVAHRAPWVLARQADADASARLDTVLYLVVEGLGRVAGLLHPVMPGKMTTLCEWLGLAAPPRWEARWGEGVAPGNRVREGVLFPKREAGTRGG comes from the coding sequence ATGACGGTTCGATACATCACCACGCCGATTTACTACGTCAACGACCGGCCCCATCTCGGCCATGCCTATGCGAGCGTGCACGCCGACATCATGGCCCGCTACCTGCGCGCGGCCGGGCACGCGGTGATCTCGCTCACGGGCGCCGACGAGCACGGCGAGAAGATCGCGCGCGCCGCGCAGCAGGCGAACGAGATGCCGCGTGCGTTCGCCGAGCGTCACGCGCGTTCGTTCGAGGACGCATGGCGGCGGCTGGCCGTCGAGCCGGACCGGTTCGTCCGCACCACCGCGCCCGCGCACGCCGAGGTGGTGTCCGCGTGCCTCGCGCGGCTGCACGAGGCCGGCGACATCTATCTGGCGGAGTATGAAGGCCTCTATTCGGTCGGCCAGGAGCGTTTCGTCACCGACAAGGAACTGGTGGACGGCAAGCTGCCCGAGGACAAGGAGCCGCCCGTGCCGCGGCGCGAGCCCAACTATTTCTTCCGGATGGAGCGGCATCGCGACTGGATGCGCGCGCTGCTGCGCGACGAGCCGGACCTGATCCAGCCCGCGCAGTACCGCAACGAAGTGCTGAAGCTGCTGGCGGAGCCGATCGGCGATCTGAGCATCTCGCGACCCGTCGAGCGTCTCGCGTGGGGGATTCCGATTCCGTGGGACGCCGGGCATGTGACCTACGTCTGGTTCGATGCGCTGCTCAGCTACGTGTCGTCGCTCGGCTATCCGGACCATCCCGATTTCGCCGCGTACTGGCCGACCGTGCGGCATGTGATCGGCAAGGACATCCTGCGCACGCACACGCTGTTCTGGCTGAGCATGCTGCACGCGCTCGGCATCGCGCCCTATCGGCGCCTGCATGTGTCGGGCCATCTGCTCGGCGCGGACGGCCGCAAGATGAGCAAGTCGCTCGGCAACGGCGTCGATCCGCTCGAAGCGGCGGACACCTACGGCGTCGATGCGTTGCGCTACACGCTGGTCCGCGAGGTGAGCTTCGGCTTCGACGGGATCATCAGCCATGCGGTCCTCGCGCGGCGCCTGAGCGGGGAGTTGGCCGACGATCTCGGCAATCTCGTCTCGCGCACGCTGTCGATGGTGGCGAAGTATCGCGGCGGCCGGGTGCCCGCGCCGCATGGCTACGATGCGGAGGAGGCGGCGCTGATCGCGCGCGCCGACGCACTGCCCGCGCATGTGCTCGCGCTCGTCGACGACATGCGGCTCGGGCGCGCGGTCGAGCAGGTCATGGCGCTCGTGCAGGAACTCAATGCCTATGTCGCGCATCGCGCGCCGTGGGTGCTGGCGAGGCAGGCGGACGCCGACGCATCCGCGCGGCTCGATACGGTGCTGTACTTGGTGGTCGAAGGGCTGGGGCGCGTCGCGGGCCTGCTGCATCCGGTGATGCCGGGCAAGATGACCACGCTGTGCGAATGGCTGGGACTGGCGGCGCCGCCGCGTTGGGAGGCGCGCTGGGGCGAGGGCGTCGCGCCGGGCAATCGGGTACGGGAGGGCGTGTTGTTCCCGAAGCGAGAAGCCGGCACGCGCGGCGGGTAG
- a CDS encoding PhzF family phenazine biosynthesis protein produces the protein MAFEHLRAPSAGVPIYQVDAFASRRFAGNPAAVMLLERFPDDATMQALAAENNLAETAFVVPEGGDYRLRWFTPAVEVPLCGHATLASAAVVMERVEPGRTRVVFHSRSGPLTVERRGDAYVMNFPVRDAQVCASPPGLVAALGVEPVEVCVNAFSYLARLPDARAVRELTPHMSALAALDRSGVIVTAEGDAGYDFVSRYFAPAKGVPEDPVTGSVHCMLAPYWAARLGKTAFRAYQASARGGEIRCRLLGERIELEGACVFFLEGRATF, from the coding sequence ATGGCTTTCGAACACCTGCGCGCGCCGTCGGCCGGCGTACCGATCTATCAGGTCGATGCTTTCGCGAGCCGGCGTTTCGCCGGCAATCCCGCCGCCGTGATGCTGCTGGAACGCTTTCCGGACGACGCGACGATGCAGGCGCTCGCCGCCGAGAACAATCTCGCGGAGACCGCATTCGTCGTGCCGGAAGGCGGCGACTACCGGTTGCGCTGGTTTACGCCGGCGGTCGAAGTGCCGCTGTGCGGACACGCGACGCTCGCGAGCGCGGCCGTCGTGATGGAGCGCGTCGAGCCGGGACGCACGCGCGTCGTGTTCCATTCGCGGAGCGGGCCGTTGACGGTCGAGCGGCGCGGAGACGCCTACGTCATGAACTTCCCGGTTCGCGACGCGCAGGTCTGCGCGTCGCCGCCCGGGCTCGTCGCTGCGTTGGGTGTCGAGCCGGTCGAGGTATGCGTCAACGCGTTCAGCTATCTCGCTCGCCTGCCGGATGCCCGGGCGGTGCGCGAGCTGACGCCGCACATGAGCGCACTGGCCGCGCTCGACCGCAGCGGCGTGATCGTCACGGCCGAAGGCGATGCGGGCTACGATTTCGTGAGCCGTTACTTTGCGCCGGCGAAGGGCGTGCCGGAAGATCCGGTGACGGGCAGCGTGCACTGCATGCTCGCGCCGTACTGGGCGGCGCGGCTCGGCAAGACGGCATTCCGCGCCTATCAGGCGTCGGCGCGCGGCGGCGAGATACGTTGCCGGCTGCTCGGCGAACGGATCGAGCTGGAAGGCGCGTGCGTGTTTTTCCTGGAAGGACGCGCGACGTTCTAA
- a CDS encoding phosphatase PAP2 family protein codes for MQNFNLIVFTALNAGSTPHPAVVHLAVFCARWLVYVVPLLLALTWALGAQHATRRQAIEAALAACAALALAQVISTFWYSPRPFVAGVGAQLIPHAPDGSFPSNHMTFVWSITAGLLLARTTRAAGAALIGVALAVAWGRIYAGVHWPLDMVGGVLVGTAGALAVHLYGRGLTALCDRIGEALHARLFGRLRAR; via the coding sequence ATGCAGAATTTCAATCTCATCGTCTTCACCGCGCTCAACGCCGGTTCCACCCCCCATCCCGCCGTCGTTCATCTCGCCGTGTTCTGTGCGCGGTGGCTCGTCTATGTCGTACCGCTGTTGCTGGCCCTGACCTGGGCGCTCGGCGCGCAGCACGCGACGCGTCGTCAGGCGATCGAGGCGGCTCTCGCCGCATGCGCGGCGCTCGCGCTCGCGCAGGTGATCTCGACGTTCTGGTATTCGCCCCGGCCGTTCGTCGCGGGCGTCGGCGCGCAGCTGATCCCGCATGCGCCGGACGGCTCGTTTCCGAGCAATCACATGACCTTCGTGTGGAGCATCACGGCGGGCCTGCTGCTCGCGCGCACGACGCGCGCGGCCGGGGCGGCGCTGATCGGCGTCGCGCTCGCGGTGGCGTGGGGTCGCATCTATGCAGGCGTGCACTGGCCGCTCGACATGGTGGGCGGCGTGCTGGTGGGCACCGCGGGCGCGCTGGCCGTGCACCTTTACGGGCGCGGGCTGACCGCGCTGTGCGATCGGATCGGCGAGGCATTGCACGCGCGGCTGTTCGGCCGCCTGCGCGCGCGCTGA